A single genomic interval of Koleobacter methoxysyntrophicus harbors:
- a CDS encoding nucleotidyltransferase family protein has product MSITDEEKKKICENWRLKSEKEKEMLKIRKKDALDKAYKIAKFLKEKYNVSKVVLYGSLARGFDFWKFSDIDIFIDDWDDDKFNYWTMFAEIENIARPYKVSIVTQRDATEALLKEIEKEGREIG; this is encoded by the coding sequence ATGAGTATCACTGATGAGGAGAAAAAGAAAATATGTGAAAATTGGCGGTTAAAGAGTGAAAAAGAGAAAGAAATGCTAAAAATACGAAAAAAGGATGCGTTAGATAAAGCGTATAAGATTGCTAAATTTTTGAAAGAAAAATATAATGTGAGTAAAGTTGTCTTGTATGGATCACTGGCAAGGGGATTTGATTTTTGGAAGTTTTCAGATATTGACATTTTTATAGATGATTGGGATGATGATAAGTTTAACTACTGGACAATGTTTGCTGAGATAGAGAATATTGCAAGACCTTATAAAGTGAGTATAGTTACACAACGGGATGCTACAGAGGCTTTGTTAAAGGAAATAGAGAAAGAGGGGAGGGAAATAGGGTAG
- a CDS encoding methyl-accepting chemotaxis protein, whose amino-acid sequence MPFSSTYEMGRLLSDSAKDIMAIATTVEEISDQANLLALNAAIEAARAGEAGRGFAVVAEEVRNLAKNSKNAVKTITGSLVNFTGQVEALAENISAQFERLKKSISTLKKVAEKNTKATEEVAGISSVIVESANRLYEEADKLSEVFGHLENLAAISEENSASSEEMSANVTEYSNRIRGFIEQIKQMETLVTNFKKELDKYKV is encoded by the coding sequence ATGCCTTTTTCTAGTACATACGAAATGGGCAGGTTGCTTTCAGACAGCGCTAAAGACATCATGGCAATAGCTACTACTGTGGAAGAAATTTCAGACCAGGCTAATTTGCTGGCGCTAAATGCGGCTATTGAGGCGGCAAGGGCAGGAGAAGCAGGAAGAGGGTTTGCAGTAGTAGCAGAAGAGGTGAGGAATTTAGCTAAAAATTCAAAGAATGCGGTAAAGACTATAACAGGAAGCTTAGTCAATTTTACAGGTCAGGTGGAGGCTTTGGCAGAGAATATAAGTGCCCAGTTTGAAAGGCTCAAAAAGAGTATTTCTACTCTGAAGAAAGTGGCAGAAAAGAATACAAAGGCGACAGAAGAGGTTGCTGGGATATCAAGTGTCATAGTCGAATCTGCAAACAGGCTTTATGAAGAGGCAGATAAGCTTTCAGAAGTCTTTGGGCATCTTGAAAATCTAGCAGCCATTTCAGAAGAGAATTCGGCTTCTTCTGAGGAAATGAGTGCCAATGTTACAGAGTATTCAAACAGAATAAGGGGATTTATAGAACAGATAAAGCAGATGGAGACACTTGTTACAAACTTTAAGAAGGAGCTTGATAAATACAAAGTTTGA
- a CDS encoding transposase, with product MDIIEYFDRQIQAILAEIKTIIDENKNTRFVKQLNLLESIPGVGFISAFTIMCEIGDFDAFKSPKQLIAYFGIDPSVNESGKFKGSKNRISKRGTRIGRRALYAVAIALTRKRRNGQLINPVLYKYYQKKLESKPKKVALVAIMHKVSNIIFALLRDEKPFVLKTPEEHCMEYKNLVTAA from the coding sequence TTGGATATTATCGAGTACTTTGATAGACAGATCCAAGCCATACTTGCAGAGATTAAAACCATTATTGATGAGAACAAGAATACCCGGTTTGTTAAGCAGCTTAATCTCCTTGAATCCATCCCCGGAGTTGGCTTTATATCAGCTTTCACCATCATGTGTGAAATCGGGGATTTTGACGCTTTTAAAAGCCCCAAGCAGCTTATTGCTTACTTCGGCATAGACCCTTCTGTTAATGAATCCGGTAAGTTCAAAGGCTCAAAAAACCGGATATCTAAACGTGGAACCAGGATCGGAAGGCGGGCGTTGTATGCAGTAGCTATTGCTTTGACAAGAAAAAGAAGAAATGGCCAGTTGATAAATCCTGTACTCTACAAATACTATCAGAAGAAACTTGAATCAAAACCTAAAAAGGTAGCATTAGTGGCTATCATGCATAAGGTCAGTAACATTATCTTTGCTCTGCTGCGGGATGAAAAGCCATTTGTGCTCAAAACCCCGGAAGAGCATTGCATGGAATATAAAAACCTTGTTACTGCTGCTTAG
- a CDS encoding cysteine hydrolase family protein, translating to MNGKKALLVIDMLNDFIQPDGALYIGKSAERIAAEIQRIIKEAREEEMPVIYICDCHRTDDAEFQMFKPHCIKNTKGGEIIDSLAPRPGDYIIPKRRYSAFFGTDLDATLREMNVSELILVGVCTNICVLYTAADARMLNYKVTVIKDGVASFDEEAHKFALREMENTLGVKII from the coding sequence TTGAACGGGAAAAAAGCATTGCTGGTCATAGATATGCTAAACGATTTCATCCAGCCGGATGGGGCTCTTTATATCGGTAAATCTGCAGAAAGGATTGCTGCGGAAATTCAAAGAATCATAAAAGAAGCAAGGGAAGAAGAAATGCCCGTTATTTACATCTGCGACTGCCACAGAACAGATGATGCCGAATTTCAGATGTTTAAACCGCACTGCATAAAAAATACTAAGGGCGGAGAAATTATAGATTCACTGGCCCCCCGGCCCGGAGACTACATCATTCCGAAGAGGAGATATAGCGCATTCTTCGGAACGGACCTGGATGCCACCCTAAGAGAGATGAACGTTTCAGAGTTAATACTTGTTGGTGTTTGCACTAATATCTGTGTCCTGTATACTGCAGCTGATGCGAGGATGCTGAATTACAAGGTAACGGTGATAAAAGATGGGGTTGCTTCATTCGATGAAGAAGCTCATAAATTTGCTTTAAGAGAAATGGAAAATACCCTCGGCGTAAAGATAATCTAG
- a CDS encoding DUF3343 domain-containing protein, translating to MKENKTFLATFLSVSHAVKFEKVLKQAGYYTYSIPVPREISSSCGIAVRFTGESTDFIEGFVKTHKLQMDRLYEVKENEDTGKKSYMLISDKP from the coding sequence ATGAAAGAAAACAAAACCTTTCTCGCTACCTTTTTATCTGTTTCTCATGCCGTTAAATTCGAAAAAGTGTTAAAGCAAGCCGGCTATTACACTTATTCAATACCCGTTCCCAGAGAAATCAGTTCAAGCTGCGGTATAGCCGTAAGATTTACAGGAGAAAGCACCGATTTCATTGAGGGCTTTGTTAAAACCCACAAATTACAGATGGACCGGCTCTATGAGGTAAAAGAAAACGAGGACACCGGCAAGAAATCGTATATGTTGATTTCGGATAAACCTTAA
- a CDS encoding SufB/SufD family protein — MLNALDKKLLSTVADLHDVPQGAYSIRKDGESLLINSIENIVISPKKDRPGIDIKVKPGTKNQAVHIPVIISMSGIKEVVYNTIEIGEDADILLVAGCGIHNPGSKESRHDGVHEIIIGKNAKLRYVEKHYGEGTGEGKRVLNPKTVIEVHENGTGEFEMVQIEGVDDTHRITEAKLHERARLIMTEKLMTHQDQKARSDVVVELLGKGSSVKVVSRSVAKGSSLQVFQPRVVAKAEGKGHVECDSIIMDSGKIRSVPEIWAEHPLAELTHEAAIGKIAGEQIIKLMSLGLTEEEAVRAVIEGFLR; from the coding sequence ATGCTGAATGCATTAGATAAAAAACTCCTCTCTACGGTGGCGGATTTACACGATGTACCCCAGGGGGCATACAGTATTCGGAAGGATGGGGAAAGCCTTTTAATTAATTCCATAGAGAACATAGTCATCAGCCCTAAAAAGGACAGGCCGGGGATCGATATAAAGGTTAAACCCGGAACTAAAAATCAGGCTGTTCATATACCTGTGATAATTTCAATGAGCGGAATAAAAGAGGTGGTGTATAATACCATAGAAATAGGGGAAGATGCCGATATCCTCCTTGTTGCAGGCTGCGGAATTCACAATCCCGGTTCAAAGGAATCCAGACATGATGGGGTTCATGAAATAATAATAGGCAAGAATGCAAAACTGAGGTACGTAGAGAAACACTACGGAGAAGGAACCGGTGAAGGAAAACGCGTACTGAACCCTAAAACCGTAATTGAGGTCCATGAAAACGGGACAGGGGAGTTTGAAATGGTTCAGATAGAAGGCGTGGATGATACACACCGCATAACAGAGGCTAAGCTTCATGAAAGAGCGAGGCTGATCATGACCGAAAAATTGATGACCCATCAAGATCAAAAAGCCCGGTCAGATGTAGTTGTCGAGCTTTTGGGAAAGGGGAGTTCTGTTAAGGTCGTATCCCGTTCGGTTGCAAAGGGGTCATCCCTGCAGGTCTTTCAGCCCCGGGTAGTGGCTAAGGCAGAGGGCAAGGGCCATGTAGAGTGTGATTCTATTATCATGGATTCGGGGAAAATAAGATCCGTTCCCGAAATATGGGCCGAACACCCTCTGGCTGAACTTACCCATGAGGCAGCAATAGGTAAAATAGCAGGGGAACAGATAATCAAGCTGATGAGCCTGGGCCTTACAGAAGAAGAAGCCGTTCGGGCGGTCATAGAAGGTTTTTTAAGATAA
- a CDS encoding ABC transporter ATP-binding protein — translation MIQLKNISLSAANGSSRMEILKNISIDFKKGKFYCITGPNGGGKTTLAKVIMGITKPDSGRIYFEGEDITDTDITERARMGIGYAFQQPPRFKGIRVIDILRIAANGDKGIRKSLKSVGLCPEDYMEREVDASLSGGEIKRIEIATILLKQPKAIIYDEPEAGVDLWSFDALVDVIRQNHTNNQALTIVITHQERILSLADEIIVISDGEVQARGTAEDIMPQLKSGICCKFRELCGGDDYAECIR, via the coding sequence ATGATACAGCTTAAAAACATCTCATTGTCTGCTGCTAACGGCAGCTCAAGGATGGAAATTCTTAAGAATATCTCGATAGATTTTAAAAAAGGGAAATTTTACTGTATTACCGGTCCTAACGGTGGAGGCAAAACAACCCTCGCCAAGGTCATAATGGGGATTACAAAACCCGACTCGGGCAGAATCTATTTTGAAGGAGAGGATATTACCGATACTGATATTACCGAAAGGGCCAGGATGGGAATAGGTTATGCCTTTCAACAGCCCCCCAGGTTTAAGGGAATAAGGGTAATAGATATCCTCAGGATTGCAGCCAACGGCGATAAGGGAATAAGAAAGAGCTTGAAGAGTGTAGGCCTATGCCCGGAAGACTATATGGAAAGGGAAGTTGATGCCAGCCTGTCAGGAGGAGAGATAAAGAGGATAGAAATAGCTACCATACTGCTTAAACAGCCGAAAGCCATCATCTACGATGAACCGGAAGCAGGTGTAGACCTGTGGAGTTTTGATGCACTGGTTGATGTCATAAGGCAGAATCATACAAACAATCAGGCTTTAACCATTGTTATTACCCATCAGGAGAGGATACTGTCTCTTGCCGATGAGATAATAGTTATCTCCGATGGGGAAGTACAGGCCAGAGGAACTGCGGAAGATATTATGCCCCAGCTGAAAAGCGGCATATGCTGTAAATTCCGCGAACTTTGCGGGGGTGATGATTATGCTGAATGCATTAGATAA
- a CDS encoding heavy metal translocating P-type ATPase, with amino-acid sequence MDNCREYFILEGLKCAGCADKIEEKVKGVKGIKGASLNFFSKKLSVEIADKEDIKRIAGEIASIVRGIEPDVEIKTVDMEAENMKEVIETNINEIVVLGIGILLFTAAFILPFSLWNRVGMFVFSYILIGGRVINRAVRNILKGRFFDENFLMTAATLGAFAVGEYPEAVAVMVFYRIGEFFEELAVKRSRRSIRALMDFRPDYANLKAGDDFIKVHPEDVKIGDIIMIKPGEKVPLDGKVVGGRSTVDTSALTGESMPKELEPGREILSGFINREGILMVEVTKDYSDSTLSRILNLVEDAGNKKAPIENFITRFAGYYTPLVVFSAVGLALLPPFFIEGAQFGDWLYRALIFLVVSCPCALVLSVPLGFFGGIGAASKKGILVKGGNYLDALNHLDTVVFDKTGTLTKGVFKVTDVLTEGGISRDELLKYAAYAESCSNHPIARSILEAYKGEINNNKIESYEELPGFGIVAKIEGKEIAVGNGRLMKREKIKPGRRGSEIPGTVLHIGINGEYAGQITISDEIKEDAKVAVKQLRDLGVKKIAMLTGDSRAAAEMVGRHLGLDEIYSELLPEQKLEKLEVLNKEKSPGGKLAFVGDGINDAPVLARADIGVAMGGLGADAAIEAADIVLMTDEPSGLVSAVKIARITKNVVWQNIVFSLSVKGIILLMGALGHAALWEAVFADVGVALIAVLNAMRVLLTPRSFSVNIGT; translated from the coding sequence ATGGATAACTGCAGGGAATACTTTATATTAGAAGGTCTTAAATGTGCCGGCTGTGCCGACAAGATTGAAGAAAAAGTAAAAGGGGTTAAAGGAATAAAGGGAGCTTCTTTAAATTTCTTTTCAAAGAAACTTTCCGTAGAAATTGCAGATAAGGAAGATATAAAAAGGATAGCCGGGGAGATTGCTTCTATTGTAAGAGGTATTGAGCCCGATGTTGAAATCAAGACAGTAGATATGGAAGCTGAGAACATGAAAGAAGTTATCGAAACAAATATAAATGAAATAGTAGTGTTAGGAATAGGTATATTGTTATTCACCGCAGCCTTCATTTTGCCCTTTTCCCTTTGGAACAGGGTTGGGATGTTTGTTTTTAGTTATATATTAATAGGAGGAAGGGTAATAAACAGAGCTGTTAGGAATATCCTGAAAGGCCGGTTCTTTGATGAAAACTTCCTGATGACGGCAGCGACATTAGGTGCTTTTGCTGTTGGAGAATACCCGGAAGCCGTTGCGGTAATGGTTTTTTACCGCATAGGAGAATTTTTTGAGGAACTTGCGGTAAAGCGTTCGAGAAGGTCTATTAGAGCTTTGATGGATTTTAGACCCGATTATGCCAATTTGAAAGCGGGAGATGATTTTATAAAGGTCCATCCTGAAGACGTAAAAATAGGGGATATTATTATGATTAAACCGGGAGAAAAGGTGCCTCTGGACGGTAAGGTTGTCGGGGGTAGGTCCACCGTAGATACATCTGCTTTGACAGGGGAATCGATGCCGAAGGAGCTGGAACCGGGAAGAGAAATCCTCAGCGGTTTTATCAACAGAGAAGGGATTTTGATGGTTGAGGTAACGAAGGATTACAGCGATTCAACGCTTTCTAGAATCCTGAATTTGGTAGAAGATGCCGGCAATAAAAAGGCGCCTATAGAAAATTTTATTACAAGATTTGCAGGATACTATACCCCCCTGGTGGTATTTTCAGCTGTAGGTTTAGCCCTTCTTCCTCCTTTCTTTATAGAAGGTGCTCAGTTCGGCGATTGGCTGTACCGGGCCCTTATTTTCCTCGTTGTATCCTGCCCGTGTGCCCTTGTCCTGTCAGTTCCCCTCGGCTTTTTCGGAGGGATAGGTGCAGCGTCAAAAAAGGGTATACTTGTTAAGGGAGGAAATTATTTAGATGCATTAAATCATCTGGATACAGTTGTATTTGACAAAACAGGAACACTTACAAAAGGGGTTTTTAAAGTGACAGATGTATTGACGGAGGGGGGAATTTCTCGAGACGAGCTGCTCAAATACGCCGCTTATGCCGAATCCTGTTCAAATCACCCTATAGCCAGGTCAATACTTGAAGCCTATAAAGGGGAGATTAATAATAACAAAATAGAATCGTATGAGGAATTGCCGGGTTTCGGCATAGTAGCAAAAATCGAAGGGAAAGAAATAGCTGTCGGCAATGGCAGGCTTATGAAAAGGGAAAAAATTAAACCGGGGAGGAGAGGTTCTGAAATCCCGGGTACTGTACTGCATATAGGGATAAATGGCGAATATGCCGGGCAGATTACAATCTCCGATGAAATTAAAGAGGATGCAAAAGTTGCGGTAAAACAGCTGAGGGATTTAGGGGTTAAGAAGATAGCCATGCTGACGGGGGATTCAAGAGCTGCAGCAGAAATGGTCGGAAGACATCTGGGATTGGATGAAATATATTCAGAGCTCCTGCCCGAACAGAAGCTGGAAAAACTTGAGGTCCTTAATAAAGAGAAATCCCCGGGAGGGAAACTTGCATTTGTAGGGGATGGTATAAATGATGCCCCGGTTCTTGCAAGGGCAGATATAGGGGTTGCTATGGGAGGGCTGGGGGCTGATGCGGCAATCGAAGCCGCCGATATAGTTTTGATGACCGATGAGCCTTCCGGGCTGGTTAGTGCCGTTAAAATTGCAAGAATAACAAAGAATGTAGTATGGCAGAATATCGTGTTCTCTTTATCGGTTAAAGGTATCATATTGTTGATGGGGGCTTTGGGGCACGCAGCTTTATGGGAAGCGGTGTTTGCCGATGTGGGGGTTGCTTTAATTGCCGTTTTAAATGCCATGCGGGTGCTATTGACTCCCCGGTCCTTTTCTGTTAACATTGGTACGTAA
- a CDS encoding permease, with translation MKEWQKFFITVAVFLAAYYIPFGTPRTDGAILESFKMLQEYARLHVLTCLVPAFFIAGAISNFVSQGAVLKYLGRNAKKTIAYSVAAVSGTILAVCSCTVLPLFSGIYKRGAGLGPAVAFLYSGPAINVLAIILTARILGWQLGLARALGAVLFSVVIGLIMAAIFRNEDEARLNKGFNVVEEDQARSLGQNTVFLANLVLILIFASWGKPSHPVGFWNAVYSVKWILTFIFLGTLGILLIRWFKRHEIASWLDATWSFAGQILPLLFGGVLAAGFLMGRPGSDAGLIPSEYVAYLVGGNSLFSNFFASIVGAFMYFATLTEVPILQGLIGSGMGQGPALALLLAGPALSLPNMLVIRSVLGTKKTSVYVVLVVIMATVTGMIYGVIAG, from the coding sequence ATGAAAGAATGGCAAAAATTTTTTATCACTGTAGCAGTATTTCTGGCTGCATATTATATCCCATTCGGAACACCCAGGACAGACGGGGCTATACTGGAGTCCTTTAAAATGCTCCAGGAGTATGCCCGTCTACACGTGCTGACCTGCCTTGTTCCTGCATTTTTTATAGCAGGAGCCATATCAAACTTTGTTTCTCAGGGTGCTGTTTTGAAATATCTCGGTAGAAATGCAAAAAAGACAATTGCATATTCGGTAGCAGCCGTTTCGGGCACAATACTTGCGGTCTGCTCATGCACGGTGCTACCGCTGTTCTCAGGGATCTACAAAAGGGGAGCCGGTTTAGGGCCTGCCGTCGCCTTTCTGTATTCCGGCCCGGCTATAAATGTCCTGGCTATTATTTTAACCGCCCGCATACTGGGATGGCAGTTAGGATTGGCCAGGGCACTGGGAGCAGTGCTGTTTTCCGTTGTTATCGGGCTTATTATGGCAGCCATTTTTAGAAATGAAGATGAAGCAAGATTAAATAAGGGCTTTAATGTAGTTGAAGAAGACCAGGCAAGAAGCCTGGGGCAAAATACCGTATTTTTAGCTAATCTGGTTCTTATACTGATCTTCGCTTCCTGGGGCAAGCCATCCCATCCGGTGGGTTTCTGGAATGCAGTTTACAGTGTAAAATGGATTCTTACCTTCATTTTTTTAGGCACGCTTGGGATACTGCTCATCAGGTGGTTTAAACGTCATGAAATCGCCTCATGGCTCGATGCCACGTGGAGTTTTGCCGGTCAAATCCTCCCCCTCCTCTTCGGCGGAGTGCTAGCAGCCGGGTTTTTAATGGGCCGTCCGGGGAGTGATGCCGGTCTGATTCCTTCAGAATACGTAGCATATCTGGTAGGGGGGAATTCCCTTTTTTCTAATTTCTTTGCTTCTATTGTCGGTGCTTTTATGTATTTTGCCACATTGACAGAAGTCCCAATCCTGCAGGGCCTGATCGGCTCGGGTATGGGGCAGGGGCCGGCCCTGGCACTGCTTCTTGCAGGCCCCGCCTTGAGCCTTCCTAATATGCTTGTAATAAGGAGCGTTCTCGGCACAAAGAAGACTTCGGTGTATGTAGTCCTTGTAGTAATCATGGCTACTGTTACAGGCATGATTTACGGTGTAATTGCAGGGTAA
- a CDS encoding ArsR/SmtB family transcription factor produces the protein MTRLNRELFRLRAEILKALAHPTRLAIVDFLKTGEKCVCEIIEYLGEKQSNVSKHLSILRQTGIVDTRKDGLNVYYILKIPCVTSFFQCMDDILIKNLEENMKVLGNN, from the coding sequence TTGACCCGGCTTAACAGGGAGCTGTTCAGGCTTAGAGCAGAAATTTTAAAGGCTTTAGCTCATCCTACCCGATTGGCTATTGTTGATTTTTTAAAAACCGGTGAAAAATGTGTATGTGAAATAATCGAATACCTGGGCGAGAAACAGTCTAATGTTTCTAAACACCTTTCAATACTGCGTCAAACCGGGATCGTCGATACCCGAAAGGATGGCCTGAATGTATACTATATTTTAAAAATACCGTGTGTTACAAGTTTTTTCCAATGTATGGATGACATTCTAATCAAGAACCTAGAAGAAAATATGAAAGTATTAGGAAATAATTGA
- a CDS encoding thioredoxin family protein, translated as MVIKVLGSGCKNCIKLEENVKEALKGLNLSAEVEKVQDINDILDYGVMKTPGLVVNEKVKVMGRVPSVEEIKKILEQEQG; from the coding sequence ATGGTTATTAAGGTTCTTGGATCAGGTTGTAAAAACTGTATAAAACTAGAGGAAAATGTTAAAGAGGCCTTAAAGGGTTTGAATTTGTCTGCTGAAGTGGAAAAGGTTCAGGATATCAATGATATCCTCGACTACGGTGTTATGAAAACACCAGGGCTGGTCGTAAATGAAAAAGTAAAGGTTATGGGAAGGGTTCCATCGGTAGAAGAAATTAAAAAGATATTAGAACAGGAGCAAGGTTAA
- a CDS encoding ATP-binding protein, translating into MSKNWYPVIDYEKCSECGACFDKCCHGVYELRGNTPVVVNPDGCIEGCRGCQKLCPSSAIEYVGDTGTSSSECSCECCDC; encoded by the coding sequence ATGTCGAAGAACTGGTATCCGGTAATTGATTATGAAAAATGTTCGGAGTGCGGAGCATGTTTTGATAAGTGTTGTCATGGAGTTTATGAATTGCGCGGAAATACACCTGTGGTAGTTAATCCCGATGGCTGTATAGAAGGCTGCAGGGGATGCCAAAAATTGTGCCCGTCCTCTGCAATAGAATATGTCGGGGATACGGGGACATCCTCCAGTGAGTGCAGCTGTGAATGCTGTGACTGTTAG